The following proteins are encoded in a genomic region of Cryptomeria japonica chromosome 11, Sugi_1.0, whole genome shotgun sequence:
- the LOC131860064 gene encoding putative UPF0481 protein At3g02645 produces MEGIFHPQRKSPLFFPLQADIFKLENQIPLFILKKVLEWQTGSESQALNRLTMTISSACKNFSPFKCVGESYRSPARECYNDLVDERHILECLYNFIVPKINPAQTSVHIGDDHNGFVPRSTAFKFLHEMTSRFRVLLCPKSRKSEINIPAAAELHKRGVKFAPFTWASEEIRFDRASSTLFLPCIEMDYRTDVFLRNMVVLEAFMMWKTRVLTCYGDLMDRLVDTPNDVAVLKKYGILYSSLGSDKEISSLWNGIRRSIWRSPYDPIDNTIKAVNEYYRSRYVVLFGELLQEHFSKPWRAASVMGACFLLILSFVQTLLSYFELHQKCECKCP; encoded by the coding sequence ATGGAAGGCATTTTTCACCCACAAAGGAAGAGCCCTTTGTTCTTCCCACTTCAGGCTGATATATTTAAGTTGGAGAATCAAATCCCACTTTTCATTTTGAAAAAAGTTTTGGAATGGCAGACTGGTTCAGAAAGTCAAGCTTTAAACAGGCTTACTATGACAATCTCAAGTGCCTGTAAAAACTTCTCCCCTTTCAAGTGTGTTGGAGAATCTTATCGTTCTCCTGCACGAGAATGTTACAATGATTTGGTTGATGAAAGGCATATACTGGAATGCCTTTATAATTTCATCGTACCGAAGATAAATCCTGCTCAGACTAGTGTCCACATCGGAGATGATCATAATGGATTTGTTCCCAGAAGCACTGCTTTTAAGTTTCTTCATGAGATGACATCAAGATTTAGGGTTCTTCTGTGTCCAAAATCACGTAAATCTGAAATAAATATCCCTGCAGCAGCAGAATTACACAAGAGAGGGGTGAAATTTGCTCCTTTCACATGGGCATCCGAAGAGATAAGGTTTGATAGAGCCAGCTCTACATTGTTCCTTCCTTGTATAGAGATGGATTACAGAACAGATGTTTTCTTGAGGAATATGGTAGTACTGGAAGCATTCATGATGTGGAAAACTAGAGTGCTTACTTGCTATGGAGATCTGATGGACAGATTGGTCGATACTCCGAATGATGTTGCAGTTCTGAAGAAATATGGTATCCTCTATAGTAGTTTAGGCAGTGATAAAGAGATAAGCAGTCTGTGGAATGGTATCCGCAGATCAATATGGAGGAGCCCATATGATCCTATCGACAATACAATCAAGGCTGTAAATGAATATTACAGAAGTAGGTATGTAGTTTTATTTGGTGAGCTCTTGCAGGAACATTTCTCAAAGCCATGGCGAGCTGCATCAGTGATGGGAGCGTGCTTTCTGCTCATCTTGAGTTTCGTGCAGACATTATTGTCATATTTTGAACTTCACCAAAAATGTGAATGCAAGTGCCCATAA